The following are from one region of the Microbacterium sp. cx-55 genome:
- a CDS encoding amino acid transporter — protein MTDKPTRRDLMKPVQLLGLAFVAAAFAGIVTLISMGFFQNRAPGQSGHALVVGGIVAGITFIVTLVVIALLVLAVDPVQMTKGIDGPVLLPKKPDAAASGEPDASDSESPPTA, from the coding sequence ATGACCGACAAGCCGACCCGACGTGACCTGATGAAGCCGGTGCAGCTGCTCGGCCTGGCGTTCGTCGCCGCCGCTTTCGCCGGCATCGTGACCCTCATCTCGATGGGCTTCTTCCAGAACCGCGCTCCGGGTCAGTCCGGGCACGCGCTGGTCGTCGGCGGCATCGTCGCCGGCATCACCTTCATCGTGACGCTCGTCGTCATCGCCCTGCTGGTGCTCGCGGTCGACCCCGTGCAGATGACCAAGGGCATCGATGGCCCCGTGCTGTTGCCGAAGAAGCCGGATGCTGCCGCCTCGGGCGAGCCCGACGCATCCGACTCCGAGTCTCCGCCGACCGCCTGA